The genomic stretch GCGCCACCTTCACGGTGCGCCTGCCCTGCCAGGTGTCCAGCGAGAGCGCGGCGCGGGAAAAGGCGTCATGAAGCGCTCCCAGACCGTGGAGGAAGTGCCGCGCGGCGGCGCGCGTGCTGCAAGGCAACGCGCGGAGTTCGAGCAGCAGCTCGCAACCCGCTCAGCGCGATTCATCTGAGCCGGGCGCTGAGCGCTAGCCCGTCGCCCGGCGCTTGCGCGCCGCACGCGCGGCGGGCTTCGCCGGGGTGGCGGGCGCCGGAACCACCGGCTGAGGCAACACGGTGACGACGGCGTTCACCACCCGGGACACCGCGCGGAGCTGACCGGGCTCGAGCTCCCGCAGCTTGCGCGTCATGCGGCGCAGCTCCACCGGGTCTTCCTTCACCGTCTTGCGAGGCGTGGCGGGCGCCCCGTCGGGACGGCCCACGCCCAGCAGCGTGTCCGCGGAGACCTGGAGCACGTCACACAGCCGGCGCAGCGTCTGGGTCCGGGGCAGCATCTTCCCGCGCTCCAGGCGGCTGTAGACCTCCATGGCCATGCCCATGCGTTCGGCGACGTCGCCCTGGGTGAGGCCCAGACGCAGGCGGGCGTCACGCGCGGCACCTCCCAGCACGGCTGCCAGCTTGTGGTCGACGGGCTCACGCATGACGGCCGAGGGTCGCACGCTCGCCGGGTCCTGCAAGTTTCCAATCGCCTCCCTGGCGCATCCCCTCCCCCGAAACCTACCTCCCAAGTCAGGACACTACCTCAAAGGGCAAACGTCATGCTATGGACCTCCAAGGTTGAATCATGACGCCACCCACAATGACAGCCGCTGGAACCACGTCTGAATTGGACCTCCAAGGTCCTATGGGAGTCCATCCGTGATGCCGGGAGAGGACCTGCACCCGCTGATGCTCCAGGACTCAGAGGAGGTGGGGGCCTTCCGCATCGTCCGGCGGCTGGCCACCGGGGGCTTTGGCGCCATCTTCCTGGCCGAATCCGAGACGCACCGGCAGGTGGCGCTGAAGTTCGCGCTCCAGGGCCCCTCGGAGGAGGACTCGCCCGGGGCGGACGCGCGGACCTGGAAGGAGGTCCACGTCCTCATGCGACTGGAGCACCCCAACGTCGTGGAGCTGCTGGGCTACCGGCGGTGGCCGGATGCGCGCGATGGCTACCTGGTCCTCATCATGGGCTACGTGGAGGGCCCCACCCTGTCCGAGTGGGCCCTGTCCGCGCAGCCCACGCCCCGGCGCGCGGTGCAGGTGTTCCAGCAGCTGGCGCTCACGCTGGATGCCATCCACCGCGCGGGCGTGCTCCACCGAGACATCAAGGGCAACAACATCATCATCCGCGCGTCGGACGGACAGCCGGTGCTGGTGGACTTCGGCTCGGGGGACCATGCGTGCTCGCCCGTGCTGACCGAGGACACCCTGCCGCCGGGCACGCCCAGCTATCGCAGCCCGGAGGCCCTGCGCTTCTGGGCCCAGCCTCGGCCGGCGGGCTCGCGTTATGCGTTCGCGCCCACGGATGATCTCTACTCGCTGGGGCTGGTGCTCTACGAGGTGCTCACCGGGAGCTTTCCCTATCCGGCGCAGCTGCCGCCCGCCGGGCTGCTGGCCAGCATCGAGTCCGGTGGCTTTCCCCCGCCCTCTGTCCGCAACCCGCGCGCCCCGAAGGCGCTGGACGCCATCGTGGCGCGCCTGCTGTCGCCCTCCGCGGCGGGGCGGCCTCCCTCGGGTGCGGCCCTGTTCGATGCGCTGGACGCGGCGCTGGCGGGCGCGGACTCGGCCTGGGATGAGCACCTGTTTCCGCCCCTCGCTCCCGAGGAGGCCGTCACCGAGGAGGCGCTGGAGTTCTTCGACGGGGACGAGGAGGCGCGCGAGCTGCGCCGCTGGATGCGTGTCCCGGAGCGAGCGCGCCCGCCAGCCTCCTTCGCGCCTCCCACCGAGCCCACCTCACCCTGGGCCTTGACGGAGGTCCGCGCGAGCACCGGGTGGCGGCGGTGGCGGGACGCGCTGAAGCGGCTTCTGGCCACGCTGCGCTCGTGGCGCTGAGCCGGCGCGCCATTCCTTGGGAGGGGCCTGGGCGCCTGGCCCTCCGGGAAATCCATTCATTTTCATTCAACCTCAGAGGTCCATGAGCCCATGATGACGCCTGACACGACGACGGAGGAGCTTCCTGGAGGTCCGCGCAGACCACGCGTGCTGTTCACCGTGGCCGGCACGGTGTTCGAGTTCGTCCGCAAGCTGGAGATGCGCTCCACGGGGGAACTGCTGATGCTGGCGCAGCGCCGCTACCGCAATGGCCTGAGCGGCCCGGTGGTGGTGAAGCGGCTGCGGAACCCCGCCACCTTCGTTGAGCGGCGACGGCTGGTGGAGGAGGTGGACCTCACGTTCCGGCTCAACCATCCCGCCATCGCCAAGGTGATGCTGCTGAAGCTCTACCGCGGCGCGCCTCACATCGTCATGGAGTACGTGGAAGGGCGTTCGCTGGACACGGTGTTGAACCTGGCGGCCATGCGGCGGCGGCCCCTGTCCGCGGAGTTCGCGGCGCACGTGACGGCGGAGGTGGCGGAGGCGCTGAGCCATGCGCACGGCCTCACGGATGAGTGGAGCCGGCCGCTGCACATCGTCCACCGGGACGTGAGCCCGCGGAACATCCGCGTGGGCGTCCATGGCGAGGTGAAGCTGACCAACTTCACGGTGGCGGCCTCGTCGCTCTCCGGGCGCGAGGTGACGAGCCGGGAGCTGGTGAAGGGTGACATCGCCTACGCCTCGCCCGAGGCACTGCGGCGACGGAAGGTCGATGCCCGGTCGGACCTGTTCTCACTGGGACTGGTGCTGCTGGAGCTGCTGACGGGCCGGCACCCGTTGATGGTGGATGACCTGGCGCCCGTACTGGAGTCGGAGCCTCTGGAGCTTCACGCGCAAGGGCCCACGTGGATGCCCGTGAAGGAGGTGGCGGCGCGGATGGCCCAGGTGGGCCCGGAGCAGGTGGAGCGATTGGCGGCGGGTGTCGCCGAGCCTCTGCGGGCCATCCTGCTGCGGGCGCTGCGGCAGAATCCCTCGGAGCGGTTCCAGACGGGCGCGGAGATGGCGGAGGCGCTGCGTGCGTGGCTGGATGCGCAGGGAGGCCACCGGGGACGTCAGGCCATCGCGCAGGAGGTGGAGCAGGCCGCCGTGGAGGCGACGGTCCGGCGCAACCAGGCGGAGCTGCTCGAGGGCGGGCTGCATCCGGAAGGGCTGACGGTGGAGGAAGCGGCCCTGGCCGGAGAGCCCTCGTCCGAGACGCCCCTGGGCGAAGCCGCGGGGTCCGCGGTCCGATTGTCACAGGTGGCCGAGCTGACGCTGGAGGCGCGCATCACCCAGACGGTGGAGCCAGCAGCGGACGCGCGGCACGCCGCCACGGAGGCTCCCGCGCTCGCGACACGGCTCGACGGCGCCCACACGGAGGCACGCTCGCATCCGGGCCTCGAAGCGCCCACCACTCCGGTGGCGGAGACGGCGCCGCCTCCGCCCGCCCCCGAGGCACCGGACGAGGCACGTCCCGAGGCCTCCTCATCCCAGCCGCCTTCCCCACCGGAGCCCTCTGGCACGGCCCCAGAGGCCACGACGCCTGAGGAGCCCGACACACCGTGACGCGCGTGGCGTCACGGTGGGCTACAGCACACCAGCGCCGTACAGCACGCCCGCCAGCACCAGCAGCGTCACGGCGATGACCGCCACCACGCGCAACGCGGAGATGGGCGCCTCGCCCAACACCACCCGCTCATCCTGCCCGTGCACCAGCACCCGGTACGGCTTGTCGCGGTAGCGGTAAGCCAGCACGTACACGGGCAGGGCCAACCGCTGGGTGCGCAGGCTGAATAGCGCCACGGCGACGTGGATGTTCCGGAAGCGACTGCCCGGAATGACGCCCTGCTGGAGGCGCTCGCCGGCTAGGCGCTCCACCGCCTCCAGCACGCTCCGCCGGGCGCCCGAGCGCGTGGCCTCGAAGCGCTCGACGTGCGCGCCCTCCGGCCCATGGGGCGTGTCCTGACCGGAGCCTCGCTGATAGTGGGGCGCCAACGCCTCGCACTCCCGCACCTTCAACCCGCGCGAGGCCGGCACCGGGATGCCCTCGAAATCGAAGCGCGTCCGGCCCGCGTGCGGCGCCCAGTCCGACCGCCTCGAGCCCGCGTTCGAGTCCGCCGTCCAGCTCACGTCCACGCCCGCGTCGAACATCCACGCCGGCCACCACACCGGACGCAGCGACTCCAGCGAGGCCTCCTGTGCCAGCCCGGACGGCCGGAAGAAGCCGCCCCGCCCCAGGAAGCCCATCAGCGCGCCGCGCGCGGACTCGGTGTCCACGGTGAAGGGGAGCCAGTGCTGCGCCTGCTCCACCGGGTCCGCCGTCGTCTCCACATGGGTGACGGAGCCGCAGTAGTCACACCGGGGCGCCTTCGCCTCCACGGAGTACTCCACCGCCGCGCCGCAGCTGTCACACCGCACCACGCGGGCCCGCGCGCGCTCCACCGCGGCACGCGGCGGAGGCGGCGCCGTCAGCCCGCAGATGGGGCAACGCAGGTCCTCCGCCTCCAGCGCGCAGTCACAGCGCTGACAGGGCTCCACCCACACCGCTTCGGCGCTCATCGCCCACCTCCCGTGAGCAGCCAGCCCACGGCCAGCACCGCCAGCAGCGCCACCAAGGCGGACAGCACCTTCCATGAAGAGATGGGCGCCTCGCCATGGACGGCCCCCGTCTGCCCGTTGACGAGCACCCGCAGCGGCGGCGCGTCCTCCGCGTACTTCACCGCCAGCACCCAGACGGG from Myxococcus xanthus encodes the following:
- a CDS encoding zinc ribbon domain-containing protein, with translation MSAEAVWVEPCQRCDCALEAEDLRCPICGLTAPPPPRAAVERARARVVRCDSCGAAVEYSVEAKAPRCDYCGSVTHVETTADPVEQAQHWLPFTVDTESARGALMGFLGRGGFFRPSGLAQEASLESLRPVWWPAWMFDAGVDVSWTADSNAGSRRSDWAPHAGRTRFDFEGIPVPASRGLKVRECEALAPHYQRGSGQDTPHGPEGAHVERFEATRSGARRSVLEAVERLAGERLQQGVIPGSRFRNIHVAVALFSLRTQRLALPVYVLAYRYRDKPYRVLVHGQDERVVLGEAPISALRVVAVIAVTLLVLAGVLYGAGVL
- a CDS encoding helix-turn-helix domain-containing protein, with product MREPVDHKLAAVLGGAARDARLRLGLTQGDVAERMGMAMEVYSRLERGKMLPRTQTLRRLCDVLQVSADTLLGVGRPDGAPATPRKTVKEDPVELRRMTRKLRELEPGQLRAVSRVVNAVVTVLPQPVVPAPATPAKPAARAARKRRATG
- a CDS encoding serine/threonine-protein kinase; amino-acid sequence: MMTPDTTTEELPGGPRRPRVLFTVAGTVFEFVRKLEMRSTGELLMLAQRRYRNGLSGPVVVKRLRNPATFVERRRLVEEVDLTFRLNHPAIAKVMLLKLYRGAPHIVMEYVEGRSLDTVLNLAAMRRRPLSAEFAAHVTAEVAEALSHAHGLTDEWSRPLHIVHRDVSPRNIRVGVHGEVKLTNFTVAASSLSGREVTSRELVKGDIAYASPEALRRRKVDARSDLFSLGLVLLELLTGRHPLMVDDLAPVLESEPLELHAQGPTWMPVKEVAARMAQVGPEQVERLAAGVAEPLRAILLRALRQNPSERFQTGAEMAEALRAWLDAQGGHRGRQAIAQEVEQAAVEATVRRNQAELLEGGLHPEGLTVEEAALAGEPSSETPLGEAAGSAVRLSQVAELTLEARITQTVEPAADARHAATEAPALATRLDGAHTEARSHPGLEAPTTPVAETAPPPPAPEAPDEARPEASSSQPPSPPEPSGTAPEATTPEEPDTP
- a CDS encoding serine/threonine-protein kinase, whose translation is MPGEDLHPLMLQDSEEVGAFRIVRRLATGGFGAIFLAESETHRQVALKFALQGPSEEDSPGADARTWKEVHVLMRLEHPNVVELLGYRRWPDARDGYLVLIMGYVEGPTLSEWALSAQPTPRRAVQVFQQLALTLDAIHRAGVLHRDIKGNNIIIRASDGQPVLVDFGSGDHACSPVLTEDTLPPGTPSYRSPEALRFWAQPRPAGSRYAFAPTDDLYSLGLVLYEVLTGSFPYPAQLPPAGLLASIESGGFPPPSVRNPRAPKALDAIVARLLSPSAAGRPPSGAALFDALDAALAGADSAWDEHLFPPLAPEEAVTEEALEFFDGDEEARELRRWMRVPERARPPASFAPPTEPTSPWALTEVRASTGWRRWRDALKRLLATLRSWR